From one Candidatus Rhodoluna planktonica genomic stretch:
- a CDS encoding tetratricopeptide repeat protein — protein sequence MNERNSGRENRDFSGRDGSARSFGQRRSSDDSNKRQAPGDRFGRGIGRGGNAGSGQGRGGRDNRENSASGRAEQQNYERPAWQQRVARPIDPNKPKSPPIPEEITEKDLELGIRVQLKTLSAENAERVARHLAMVSILADQDPELAHRHAMAAAERAGRIAIVRETVGVTAYAVGDYALALRELTTFRRISGSNDQLPIMVDSERGLGRPKKALELGRAVDRSSLSPDVRVNLAIAMSGARLDLGENEAALAELQIPELNPERVFDYSASLFYAYSDTCEILGRTAEAKQWLKLAQRAEAAIEAKYAPDEEVFEVIEEIEIPVLPERTEFSERSRDSYQGRSDDRREPRAPSRAGYGSTSRNGDRPVRRDGDRPVRRDGDRPVRRDGDRPYNRDSSSSTRDSSESSSSRSSSAPRRPREGSRNRDFGSGESPKRGKRD from the coding sequence ATGAACGAAAGAAATTCTGGACGCGAAAATCGTGATTTTTCCGGTCGAGATGGTTCAGCTCGTTCGTTTGGACAACGTCGCAGTTCGGATGATTCAAATAAGCGACAGGCCCCTGGCGATAGGTTTGGTCGAGGAATCGGCCGTGGCGGTAATGCCGGTTCGGGTCAAGGCCGAGGTGGCCGCGACAACCGCGAGAATTCTGCCAGCGGACGTGCTGAACAACAGAATTACGAACGTCCCGCCTGGCAACAGCGGGTTGCGCGACCAATTGATCCAAATAAGCCAAAGAGCCCGCCAATTCCTGAGGAAATTACCGAAAAGGATCTAGAACTCGGTATTCGAGTTCAATTGAAAACTTTGAGCGCCGAAAACGCTGAACGCGTGGCGCGCCATCTAGCGATGGTTTCCATTTTGGCAGACCAGGATCCAGAGTTGGCACATCGCCATGCTATGGCTGCCGCTGAGCGTGCTGGACGTATCGCGATAGTGCGTGAAACTGTAGGAGTAACTGCCTATGCCGTTGGTGATTACGCTTTAGCGCTTAGGGAACTAACCACATTTAGGCGTATTTCTGGCTCGAACGACCAGTTGCCAATCATGGTCGACTCTGAACGCGGTTTGGGTAGACCCAAGAAGGCCCTCGAACTCGGACGTGCGGTTGATCGTTCTTCACTTTCGCCAGATGTTCGGGTTAATTTAGCGATTGCAATGTCCGGTGCTCGACTAGACCTGGGTGAGAACGAGGCCGCTTTAGCAGAGCTTCAGATTCCTGAGTTGAATCCCGAGCGAGTTTTTGACTACTCCGCTTCGTTGTTCTACGCCTATTCAGACACCTGCGAGATATTGGGTCGCACTGCCGAGGCAAAGCAGTGGCTGAAACTTGCGCAACGGGCCGAAGCTGCAATCGAGGCCAAATACGCGCCCGATGAAGAAGTTTTTGAAGTCATCGAAGAGATCGAAATCCCAGTGCTGCCTGAACGCACTGAATTTAGCGAGCGCAGCCGTGATTCTTATCAGGGCCGTTCGGATGATAGACGCGAGCCAAGGGCCCCGTCGCGTGCCGGGTACGGGTCGACTAGTCGTAATGGTGATCGTCCGGTTCGTCGTGATGGTGATCGTCCGGTTCGTCGTGATGGTGATCGTCCGGTTCGTCGTGATGGTGATCGTCCTTACAACCGAGATTCATCATCGAGCACTCGTGACTCTTCGGAATCCTCGTCTTCGAGATCAAGCTCGGCGCCGAGAAGGCCTCGCGAAGGCAGTCGAAACCGCGATTTTGGCTCCGGAGAATCACCGAAGCGAGGCAAACGTGACTAA
- the recN gene encoding DNA repair protein RecN — MIDEIYIKDLGVIEEARLHFDRGLTVLSGETGAGKTMVLSALGLLLGERADSSTIRKSQTQAYVEGRWLISNSTAIQIALENLGSELSEGELIVNRSVNSEGRSKAALQGRAIPVSALSELAAELVVVHGQADQIRLKTSAAQREALDSAAGGELSVLLLEYQSAYQRWREASDELANFEASLANRETKISDLRYLLEQISEVNPQPGELEQLSDRITLLENLASIRQAAASAHEALSSDFSDQDAISLIGLAKKSLDPVLFDAKLEAISGRLAEANDLVRDAALDLAQYLGDLEGAAETELDAAQSRRAALNALLRKYPGTIEDLLTLQTEAQRQLDQLDFAEDGLNSLREKVELCESEARSLAAKVSEIRVKAAAQLVDAVNLELAGLAMPGATLVVSVEPGPLGQFGADAVSILLSPYPGAEPRPLGKGASGGELSRIMLAIEVVLAAKSITPTFIFDEVDAGVGGAAAIEIGKRLAKLAKTTQVIVVTHLAQVAAFADRHLRVTKNVGESYTASDVRSLDETERTTELARMLSGLTESELGLAHARELLDLAKLEKTNF, encoded by the coding sequence GTGATTGATGAAATTTACATCAAAGACCTCGGCGTTATCGAAGAGGCAAGGCTGCATTTCGATCGCGGCCTTACCGTACTTTCCGGTGAAACCGGAGCCGGAAAAACTATGGTGCTCAGCGCTCTTGGTTTGTTACTGGGAGAGCGGGCCGATTCATCAACCATTCGAAAATCGCAAACTCAGGCTTATGTTGAAGGTCGCTGGCTAATCTCTAACTCGACAGCAATTCAAATTGCCCTCGAAAATTTGGGCTCAGAGCTCAGCGAGGGCGAGCTAATCGTCAATCGTTCGGTTAACTCTGAGGGGCGCTCCAAGGCGGCCCTTCAAGGGCGGGCTATACCTGTTTCGGCCTTGAGCGAGTTGGCTGCCGAGTTAGTTGTGGTGCATGGCCAGGCAGATCAAATTAGGTTGAAGACGTCAGCAGCCCAAAGAGAGGCTCTTGACTCGGCGGCTGGAGGCGAACTTTCAGTTTTGCTGCTTGAGTATCAAAGTGCTTACCAACGTTGGCGTGAGGCCAGCGATGAGTTAGCTAACTTCGAGGCCTCTCTGGCGAACCGAGAAACGAAGATTTCAGATCTTAGATATCTGCTGGAGCAAATCTCTGAGGTGAATCCCCAGCCGGGTGAACTTGAACAGTTGAGCGATCGAATCACCCTCCTTGAAAATCTTGCTAGCATCCGTCAAGCCGCAGCTTCAGCTCATGAAGCCCTCTCTAGCGATTTTTCTGACCAGGATGCAATCTCTCTAATTGGCCTAGCCAAAAAATCCCTAGACCCGGTCCTATTTGATGCAAAATTAGAGGCCATCTCTGGGCGCTTAGCCGAGGCTAATGACCTGGTGCGTGATGCCGCCCTAGACCTGGCTCAATATTTGGGTGATCTTGAGGGGGCAGCCGAAACTGAATTGGATGCTGCCCAATCTCGACGTGCTGCGTTGAACGCACTGCTTAGAAAATATCCTGGAACGATTGAAGATCTGCTCACTTTGCAAACTGAGGCTCAACGTCAGCTTGACCAACTTGATTTTGCCGAGGATGGCTTGAACAGTCTTCGAGAAAAAGTTGAGCTTTGTGAAAGCGAAGCCAGATCTCTGGCAGCCAAGGTCAGCGAAATCCGAGTCAAGGCAGCCGCCCAATTAGTGGATGCGGTCAATCTTGAACTGGCCGGTCTAGCGATGCCAGGGGCTACTTTGGTGGTTAGCGTTGAGCCAGGTCCGCTTGGTCAATTTGGCGCAGATGCGGTGAGTATCTTGCTTTCTCCATATCCGGGTGCCGAACCTCGACCGCTCGGTAAAGGCGCCAGCGGAGGCGAACTGTCTCGAATCATGTTGGCTATCGAGGTTGTTCTAGCCGCCAAGTCGATAACCCCGACCTTCATTTTTGATGAGGTTGATGCCGGTGTAGGCGGAGCCGCGGCAATCGAAATCGGAAAACGCCTAGCCAAACTGGCCAAAACAACTCAGGTAATCGTGGTAACTCACCTTGCCCAGGTCGCTGCATTTGCTGACCGCCATCTTCGGGTTACAAAAAACGTTGGTGAGAGTTACACGGCCAGCGATGTGCGTTCACTCGACGAGACCGAGCGCACCACCGAACTAGCCAGAATGCTTTCGGGTTTGACCGAATCAGAATTGGGTCTGGCTCATGCCCGCGAGTTATTAGATCTCGCCAAGCTAGAAAAAACCAATTTCTAA
- a CDS encoding NUDIX domain-containing protein: MTFDQPANMKLVSSDTVFEGMIWDIVREKFEYAGEELTREFVNHPGAVAILAVNERSEVLLIRQYRHPVREYLWEIPAGLRDVEAESAVEAARRELFEETGYRAKKFEPLISFHTTPGGNNETIEIFLATDLTYEGHAIELDGEERDMQVSWVALNECLSSILQSKMRSPSALVAIMAYALKAKNG, from the coding sequence ATGACCTTCGATCAGCCGGCAAATATGAAGCTGGTGTCATCAGACACGGTTTTTGAAGGCATGATTTGGGATATTGTTAGAGAAAAATTTGAATATGCCGGCGAAGAGCTGACCCGCGAATTCGTAAATCACCCCGGTGCGGTCGCGATTCTTGCTGTTAACGAACGTTCTGAAGTGCTGCTCATCCGACAGTATCGCCACCCGGTTCGAGAGTATCTCTGGGAGATCCCAGCCGGACTCAGAGACGTCGAAGCTGAATCTGCTGTTGAGGCTGCTCGCCGAGAACTTTTTGAAGAGACTGGGTATCGGGCCAAAAAGTTTGAGCCGCTGATTTCGTTTCACACGACTCCGGGCGGTAACAACGAAACCATCGAAATATTTTTGGCCACTGATCTTACTTATGAGGGTCACGCCATTGAGCTCGATGGCGAAGAGCGAGATATGCAGGTTTCTTGGGTGGCGCTCAACGAGTGCCTGAGTTCGATTCTGCAATCAAAAATGCGCAGCCCCAGTGCTCTGGTTGCGATTATGGCCTATGCGCTAAAGGCAAAAAATGGATGA
- a CDS encoding NAD kinase: MQRNVLIVTHTRRLEAIEVGQFLIERLVESGITPVMSSGELNDYRNFNESQGATASTITAVKELGSDVHVADLELAVVFGGDGTILKAAEIVRESAVPLMGINLGHVGFLADSEREEIESTIQHIIERSYQVTDRLTLDVEVQVDGKTVYETWALNEATVEKSSRERMLEVVLEIDGQPLSSFGCDGMIVSTPTGSTAYAFSAGGPIVWPTIDALLVVPLSAHALFAKPLVVHPEAQVAVEVLQRSVGSGTLWCDGRRSTELPAGARVQVSKSKNPVRLASVQQTTFTKRLVQKFALPVAGWRGPAANERV, translated from the coding sequence ATGCAACGTAATGTGCTGATTGTCACCCACACTCGCAGGCTCGAAGCCATCGAAGTTGGCCAGTTTTTAATTGAACGGCTTGTCGAAAGCGGAATCACGCCAGTTATGAGTTCTGGCGAATTGAATGACTACCGCAACTTCAACGAGTCCCAAGGGGCGACCGCTTCAACCATCACGGCTGTTAAAGAACTTGGTTCAGATGTGCACGTCGCTGACCTCGAGCTTGCTGTTGTTTTCGGTGGCGATGGCACAATCCTCAAAGCTGCAGAAATTGTGCGAGAAAGCGCCGTCCCGCTTATGGGAATCAATTTGGGGCATGTGGGTTTCTTGGCCGACAGTGAGCGCGAAGAGATTGAATCGACAATTCAGCACATTATCGAACGCAGTTACCAGGTAACTGACCGACTTACTTTAGACGTCGAGGTTCAGGTTGATGGCAAAACTGTTTATGAAACCTGGGCTCTAAATGAGGCCACTGTCGAAAAAAGCTCTCGTGAACGCATGCTTGAAGTGGTTCTCGAAATCGATGGCCAACCGCTTTCCAGCTTTGGCTGCGATGGCATGATTGTGTCAACACCAACCGGTTCAACGGCTTATGCTTTCTCTGCCGGTGGGCCAATTGTTTGGCCAACAATCGATGCTCTGCTAGTCGTGCCGCTCAGCGCACATGCGCTCTTTGCAAAACCGCTTGTGGTACACCCCGAAGCGCAGGTGGCAGTCGAGGTGCTCCAGCGCAGCGTTGGCAGCGGCACGCTCTGGTGTGATGGCAGGCGTTCAACCGAACTTCCTGCAGGCGCCCGAGTTCAGGTAAGTAAGTCAAAAAATCCAGTTCGTTTGGCAAGTGTTCAGCAGACTACTTTTACCAAGCGACTGGTTCAGAAATTTGCACTACCGGTTGCCGGTTGGCGCGGGCCGGCTGCAAACGAACGGGTCTAG
- a CDS encoding CTP synthase has protein sequence MAEAMDSAVTRHIFVTGGVASSLGKGLTASSLGNLLRARGLKVVMQKLDPYLNVDPGTMNPFQHGEVFVTEDGAETDLDIGHYERFLDVDLNQAANVTTGQIYSTVIARERRGEYLGDTVQVIPHITDEIKRRMRLQASEKPAPDVIITEIGGTVGDIESQPFLEAARQVRHEVGRDNVFYVHVSLVPYLGPSGELKTKPTQHSVATLRSIGIQPDAVVCRSDRPLPDSIKNKIALMTDIDVHAVVNAADASSIYDIPTVLNDEGLDSYIVKKLGLPEREVDWSRWSGVLAAVHQPKHQVRIGLVGKYIDLPDAYLSVTEALRAGGFALSAKVNIKWIPSDECETEEGARAALADVDAICVPGGFGVRGIEGKLGALKFARENKIPTLGLCLGLQCMVIEYSRNVVGLDGASSTEFEPDAKYPVIATMAEQVDIIAGGDLGGTMRLGTYEAKLLPGSIAASVYGSEVVHERHRHRYEFNNQYRDQIAAAGLVISGTSPDDQLVEFVELPKEKHPYYVSTQAHPEFKSRPTKAHPLFRGLVEAAIERAAATKLFEVKDA, from the coding sequence ATGGCAGAAGCAATGGACTCCGCAGTTACTAGACACATTTTCGTGACCGGAGGTGTGGCCTCCTCTTTAGGAAAAGGCCTGACGGCTTCGTCACTTGGCAACCTTCTTCGAGCTCGCGGTCTCAAAGTTGTCATGCAGAAACTAGACCCGTATCTCAACGTAGATCCGGGTACAATGAACCCATTCCAGCACGGTGAAGTATTTGTCACCGAAGACGGCGCAGAAACCGATCTAGACATTGGCCACTATGAGCGCTTTCTTGACGTTGATTTGAACCAGGCAGCTAACGTAACCACCGGGCAGATTTATTCGACAGTCATCGCACGTGAACGTCGCGGCGAATACCTCGGCGACACCGTGCAGGTTATTCCGCACATCACTGACGAAATCAAACGCAGGATGAGACTTCAAGCCAGCGAAAAACCGGCTCCGGATGTAATCATCACCGAAATCGGTGGAACCGTGGGCGACATCGAATCCCAACCATTCCTTGAGGCTGCGCGCCAGGTGCGGCACGAGGTTGGCCGAGACAATGTCTTTTACGTGCATGTTTCGCTGGTCCCTTACCTTGGTCCATCCGGTGAACTTAAGACCAAGCCAACCCAGCACTCGGTAGCAACCTTGCGTTCAATTGGCATTCAGCCTGACGCAGTTGTCTGCCGCTCTGATCGACCACTTCCAGATTCGATCAAGAACAAAATTGCGTTGATGACTGACATCGATGTTCACGCTGTTGTGAACGCCGCTGATGCCAGCAGTATTTACGACATTCCCACGGTGTTGAACGATGAAGGTCTCGATTCGTACATCGTAAAAAAACTCGGACTTCCAGAAAGAGAAGTCGACTGGAGTCGTTGGTCTGGCGTGCTTGCCGCTGTGCACCAACCGAAACACCAGGTTCGTATTGGTCTAGTCGGAAAATACATCGACTTGCCAGATGCTTACCTCTCGGTTACCGAAGCACTTCGCGCAGGCGGATTTGCGCTTTCGGCGAAGGTAAACATCAAATGGATTCCTTCAGACGAGTGCGAAACTGAAGAGGGCGCCCGCGCGGCCCTCGCAGATGTTGACGCAATTTGTGTACCCGGCGGATTTGGAGTTCGAGGTATCGAAGGAAAGCTCGGAGCACTTAAATTTGCCCGGGAAAACAAAATCCCAACTCTTGGGCTCTGCCTAGGTCTGCAGTGCATGGTTATTGAATACTCACGCAATGTTGTTGGGCTTGACGGGGCTTCATCGACTGAGTTTGAGCCAGACGCCAAGTATCCGGTAATCGCTACTATGGCCGAACAGGTCGATATCATCGCCGGCGGTGATTTGGGTGGCACAATGCGACTTGGAACCTATGAGGCCAAGTTGCTGCCAGGATCAATTGCTGCTTCGGTTTATGGTTCAGAGGTTGTGCACGAACGTCACCGTCACCGCTATGAATTCAACAACCAATACCGCGACCAGATTGCCGCCGCAGGGTTGGTTATTTCGGGCACCTCACCTGATGACCAGCTGGTTGAATTTGTTGAATTGCCCAAAGAGAAACACCCATACTACGTTTCAACTCAGGCCCATCCAGAATTCAAATCTCGACCAACTAAAGCCCATCCGTTGTTTCGAGGGCTGGTTGAAGCCGCAATTGAGCGCGCCGCTGCAACCAAACTTTTCGAGGTAAAAGACGCCTAA
- a CDS encoding TlyA family RNA methyltransferase gives MRLDLALVERGLARSRNQAASLIEANRVLVSGNLGRKASQPVTEDAEIAVLEAVDYVSRAGHKLAKALDQFAEIELVGKIALDVGASTGGFTDVLLRRGVAHVVALDVGHDQMVPELAQNSRVSAIEGFNARDLSPQSLASKLAGSKFESNFGSLNPKFDLVVADLSFISLTMVLEQIKTVAPLADLVLLIKPQFEVGKQSLSANGLVNDHRLRAGAINQVVDEAERLGLGICGLVRSELPGTHGNQEYVLWISPNVLPNKSQWMQQIESVAKGV, from the coding sequence GTGCGCCTAGACCTAGCCTTAGTCGAGCGCGGGCTCGCAAGATCAAGAAACCAAGCAGCAAGCCTGATTGAAGCAAATCGTGTTTTAGTTTCTGGAAACCTGGGTCGAAAGGCCTCTCAGCCAGTCACAGAGGATGCCGAGATAGCAGTACTTGAGGCTGTTGATTATGTTTCGAGAGCGGGGCACAAGTTAGCCAAAGCTTTGGATCAATTCGCTGAAATCGAACTGGTTGGAAAAATTGCCTTGGATGTTGGTGCATCAACTGGTGGCTTTACTGATGTTTTATTGCGGCGAGGTGTGGCGCACGTCGTAGCTCTCGATGTTGGCCACGATCAAATGGTGCCTGAATTGGCGCAAAATTCCAGGGTTTCCGCTATCGAGGGATTCAACGCTCGTGACCTAAGCCCGCAGTCGCTAGCGTCGAAGCTGGCCGGTTCAAAATTTGAATCAAATTTCGGTTCCCTTAATCCAAAGTTTGATTTGGTAGTTGCGGATCTGAGTTTCATTTCTTTGACCATGGTTTTGGAGCAAATCAAAACGGTTGCTCCTTTGGCTGATTTAGTTTTGTTGATCAAGCCCCAATTTGAAGTTGGCAAACAATCCCTGAGTGCAAATGGGCTGGTAAATGATCATCGCTTGCGTGCCGGCGCAATTAATCAGGTGGTCGACGAGGCCGAAAGGTTAGGGCTGGGAATTTGCGGATTGGTTCGTTCTGAACTACCCGGTACCCATGGCAACCAAGAATACGTCCTGTGGATTAGTCCAAATGTGTTGCCAAATAAGTCACAATGGATGCAGCAAATCGAGTCGGTAGCCAAAGGGGTATAA
- a CDS encoding HAD-IIA family hydrolase, with protein sequence MTNFRSSYQLFLADLDGVIYEGKRAIDGAVDSIVSLQRSGIPVGFVTNNSSRKPETIAAQLAEFGLPVDPSSIISSARTGAELLSKSMPAGSRVLVVGGEGLRDQVTKAGFEVVSTVDEMPAAVIQGFSPDVAWHMLAEASYAIQKGAKWFATNSDWTIPQDKGMAPGNGTLISAIHTAVGQLPTVAGKPEPAIFGTALEHFGIPGSATLFIGDRLDTDILGANRSGIDSAVVMTGVCTRKELLAAKAESRPTYILGDLTEILGKYESPKQTKRGYKCSGAEVELLGNKVRVTAGDPKSLGALKATTALIWSSSTPIYGLDVEPELYE encoded by the coding sequence GTGACTAATTTTCGCTCTTCCTACCAACTTTTCCTAGCTGACCTCGACGGCGTTATCTATGAGGGTAAACGTGCCATTGATGGTGCGGTTGACTCTATTGTTTCGCTTCAGCGGTCAGGTATTCCGGTTGGTTTTGTCACCAATAATTCGTCGAGAAAACCAGAAACGATTGCGGCGCAGCTAGCTGAATTTGGTTTACCAGTAGACCCCAGCAGCATCATCAGCTCTGCCCGCACCGGAGCTGAGTTGCTATCCAAGTCAATGCCGGCAGGATCTCGAGTCCTGGTGGTCGGCGGCGAAGGTTTGAGAGATCAAGTGACCAAAGCCGGGTTCGAAGTCGTTTCAACGGTTGACGAAATGCCGGCAGCGGTAATTCAGGGATTTTCACCTGATGTTGCCTGGCACATGTTGGCTGAGGCTAGCTACGCGATCCAAAAAGGTGCCAAATGGTTTGCGACCAACTCTGATTGGACTATCCCACAAGATAAAGGGATGGCGCCCGGCAACGGCACTTTGATTTCAGCAATACACACTGCTGTCGGGCAATTGCCGACAGTCGCGGGTAAACCTGAACCGGCTATTTTTGGCACAGCGCTAGAACATTTTGGAATTCCGGGTTCGGCCACGCTTTTCATCGGAGACCGACTAGACACTGACATCCTGGGTGCCAACAGAAGCGGAATTGACTCTGCGGTTGTGATGACCGGTGTCTGCACACGCAAGGAATTGCTTGCCGCTAAAGCAGAGTCCAGACCTACATACATCCTTGGTGATTTGACGGAGATTCTCGGAAAATACGAGTCACCTAAGCAAACTAAACGGGGCTATAAGTGTTCTGGGGCCGAAGTTGAACTGCTGGGAAACAAGGTCAGGGTTACCGCCGGTGACCCCAAGTCGCTCGGCGCTCTGAAGGCTACAACTGCACTTATCTGGAGTAGTTCAACGCCGATCTACGGTCTAGATGTCGAACCAGAACTCTACGAATAG
- the xerD gene encoding site-specific tyrosine recombinase XerD, with translation MDELESLVERYIRHLIIERGLAKNTELAYRRDLRKYIDFLAEQKISSVAEIDAALIASFSQYLSAQLGLSANSIARHLAAIRGFHRFLLSEGVTKVDPTFQIKPPKLGRKLPKAISISDVERLLDAAGADETSGVLQDSARLRDRAILELMYATGARVSEITALDIDDLVDPEMIRLFGKGSKERIVPVGSFAQTALQRYLVSARPGLASRGRGSAAVFLNLRGARMTRQSIWLILQSAAKRANLAAGISPHTLRHSFATHLLEGGADVRVVQELLGHASVTTTQIYTLVTVDSLRDTYLMAHPRAR, from the coding sequence ATGGATGAGCTGGAAAGCCTCGTCGAACGCTACATCAGGCACCTGATTATTGAGCGCGGTTTAGCTAAAAATACTGAGCTTGCTTACCGCCGAGATTTACGAAAATACATTGATTTTTTGGCCGAACAGAAAATATCGTCGGTTGCCGAGATTGATGCAGCTTTGATTGCGTCGTTCAGCCAATATCTTTCGGCTCAGCTTGGTCTATCGGCTAACTCTATTGCCCGACATCTTGCCGCGATTCGAGGGTTTCACCGGTTTTTGCTCAGCGAGGGTGTCACCAAAGTTGACCCCACTTTCCAAATAAAGCCACCGAAACTGGGCAGAAAGCTCCCCAAGGCGATTTCGATTAGTGACGTCGAACGTTTGCTCGACGCTGCCGGAGCAGATGAAACTAGCGGGGTGCTGCAAGATTCAGCGCGGCTTCGAGATAGAGCAATCCTTGAGCTGATGTATGCCACTGGAGCTCGCGTAAGTGAAATAACCGCGCTAGACATAGATGATTTAGTTGACCCCGAAATGATTCGACTGTTCGGCAAGGGTTCAAAAGAACGAATCGTGCCGGTGGGCAGTTTTGCTCAAACCGCACTGCAGCGGTATCTGGTTTCAGCACGCCCAGGTTTAGCATCCCGGGGCAGGGGCAGTGCCGCAGTTTTTCTAAATTTGAGAGGGGCGAGGATGACTCGACAGTCAATTTGGCTTATTTTGCAGTCCGCTGCGAAACGAGCAAACTTGGCTGCCGGCATTTCTCCGCACACTCTGCGGCATTCATTTGCCACTCACTTACTAGAAGGCGGTGCCGACGTCCGTGTGGTTCAAGAATTACTAGGGCACGCTTCGGTCACCACAACTCAGATTTATACCCTGGTCACCGTAGATTCTCTGCGAGACACCTACCTGATG